In one window of Hymenobacter nivis DNA:
- the purN gene encoding phosphoribosylglycinamide formyltransferase translates to MKLETAIMTTSPLPAGRRPPAATARPPGPGAPAKARLAILLSGRGSNMLAVARATQTGILRDLAEVAVVFSNRPDAPGLAAAGALGCPTAALPSQGRPRAAFDAEAAALLQQYRPDFVVLAGYMRILSPAFIQPFAGRIVNIHPADTHQHQGLHAYEWAFDNHLPETKITVHLVDEGLDTGPVLAQQTVDLRGAGTLAEVERRGLAVEHELYAQALADLIRSGHRAEKERHAERSRSISPAD, encoded by the coding sequence TTGAAGCTTGAAACCGCCATTATGACGACCTCGCCGCTCCCTGCCGGCCGCCGGCCCCCCGCCGCTACTGCCCGGCCCCCCGGGCCCGGGGCCCCCGCCAAAGCGCGGCTGGCCATCCTGCTCTCGGGCCGCGGCTCCAATATGCTGGCCGTGGCGCGCGCCACCCAAACCGGCATTTTGCGCGACCTGGCCGAGGTGGCCGTGGTGTTCAGCAACCGGCCCGACGCGCCCGGCCTCGCCGCCGCCGGGGCCCTGGGCTGCCCCACGGCAGCGCTGCCCAGCCAGGGCCGCCCGCGGGCCGCTTTCGACGCCGAAGCCGCCGCACTGCTCCAGCAGTACCGACCCGATTTTGTGGTGCTGGCGGGCTACATGCGCATCTTGTCGCCAGCCTTCATCCAGCCGTTTGCGGGCCGCATCGTCAACATCCACCCCGCCGATACCCACCAGCACCAGGGCCTGCACGCCTACGAGTGGGCCTTTGATAACCACCTACCGGAAACCAAAATCACCGTGCACCTCGTGGACGAGGGCCTCGACACGGGCCCCGTGCTGGCCCAACAAACGGTGGACCTGCGCGGGGCCGGCACGCTGGCCGAAGTAGAGCGCCGCGGCCTGGCCGTGGAGCACGAGCTGTATGCCCAGGCGTTGGCCGATTTGATTCGCAGCGGCCATCGTGCAGAAAAAGAACGTCATGCTGAGCGTAGTCGAAGCATCTCTCCCGCTGACTAA
- the purF gene encoding amidophosphoribosyltransferase yields the protein MCGIVGFHGPDNVVGDMIIGLTALQHRGQDAAGIATFDDSFHLHKGQGLVNDVFKPKHVKKLKGHTGIGHVRYTTQGANDSDLAQPFTTSYPFGLAMVHNGNVINFRDVAKRLHDHYHVLPKTTNDLELIMYTFASELRVKDLDHLSVVDIFDAVETTQALVEGAYATITMIAGHGLLAFTDPLGIRPLVLGRRDTPEGPVFAFVSESTCFDYLDFEFVENVGPGQAIFIDNNFQVHYKNPYALPKNFCAFEQIYFAREDSVIHGRLVARERVRLGKLLARKVADAGLKPDMVIDVPSSGYFAASGLAEAIGVPYRRALVKNNHMGRSFIVPTQAGREDVVKKKLNPIRDFVRGKKVAVVDDSIVRGTTSRRIVRLLREAGALEVYFISSAPPIVSPCIYGIDMAMSTELIAANYSEDEICRYIEADRVIYQDLSDLEELFAEERGHGGSCFACFSGKYPTGDVTHYLRHVQEERQSHRGDKKGKKLASTSVSAKAPEPTEH from the coding sequence ATGTGCGGTATTGTAGGTTTCCACGGCCCCGACAACGTGGTGGGCGACATGATTATCGGCCTCACTGCCCTCCAGCACCGGGGGCAAGACGCGGCCGGTATCGCCACGTTTGACGATTCCTTTCACCTGCACAAGGGGCAGGGGCTTGTGAACGACGTGTTCAAGCCCAAGCACGTGAAAAAGCTGAAGGGCCACACCGGCATCGGGCACGTGCGCTACACCACGCAGGGCGCCAACGACTCCGACCTGGCCCAGCCCTTCACCACCAGCTACCCGTTCGGGCTGGCGATGGTGCACAACGGCAACGTCATCAACTTTCGCGACGTGGCCAAGCGCCTGCACGACCACTACCACGTGCTGCCCAAAACTACCAACGACCTGGAGCTCATCATGTACACCTTCGCCTCAGAACTGCGCGTGAAGGACCTGGACCACCTGAGCGTGGTGGATATTTTCGACGCCGTGGAAACCACCCAGGCGCTGGTGGAGGGCGCCTACGCCACCATCACCATGATTGCCGGGCACGGCCTGCTGGCCTTTACTGACCCGCTGGGCATCCGGCCGCTGGTGCTGGGCCGCCGTGACACGCCTGAGGGCCCCGTGTTTGCCTTCGTGTCGGAGAGCACCTGCTTTGATTATTTGGACTTTGAGTTTGTGGAAAACGTGGGCCCCGGCCAGGCCATTTTTATCGACAACAACTTCCAGGTCCACTACAAAAACCCCTACGCGTTGCCCAAGAATTTCTGCGCCTTCGAGCAGATTTACTTCGCCCGCGAAGACTCCGTGATTCACGGCCGCCTGGTGGCCCGCGAGCGGGTGCGCCTGGGTAAGTTGCTGGCCCGCAAGGTGGCCGACGCCGGCCTGAAACCCGACATGGTGATTGACGTGCCCAGCAGCGGCTACTTCGCCGCCTCCGGCTTGGCCGAAGCCATTGGCGTACCCTACCGCCGGGCCTTGGTGAAAAACAACCACATGGGCCGCTCGTTCATCGTGCCCACCCAAGCCGGGCGCGAGGACGTAGTGAAGAAAAAGCTCAACCCCATCCGCGACTTTGTGCGCGGCAAAAAGGTGGCCGTGGTCGACGATAGTATCGTGCGCGGCACCACCTCGCGGCGCATCGTGCGACTGCTGCGCGAGGCGGGGGCCCTGGAGGTGTACTTCATTTCGAGCGCGCCGCCCATCGTTTCGCCCTGCATCTACGGCATCGACATGGCCATGAGCACTGAACTGATTGCGGCTAACTATTCGGAGGACGAAATTTGCCGCTACATCGAAGCCGACCGGGTGATTTACCAGGATTTGTCGGATTTAGAGGAACTGTTCGCCGAGGAGCGTGGCCACGGCGGCTCGTGCTTCGCCTGCTTCTCGGGCAAGTATCCCACCGGCGACGTGACGCACTACCTGCGCCACGTGCAGGAGGAGCGCCAGAGCCACCGCGGCGATAAAAAAGGTAAGAAGCTGGCCAGCACTTCAGTAAGTGCTAAGGCTCCCGAACCCACGGAGCACTAG
- a CDS encoding AIR synthase-related protein — MSTSPSENPAGYSIEEGNAASRNAYGWAKKTFANRTGLPGEPAQDLDGGFSNEIRFGAERLGISSDGIGTKIEVAERLNRYDTLGYDLIAMTADDLIAAGFVPTNLSNIIDVNHLDYGVVDQMMRGLHDAANFAKVAITGGEIAELGNRIGGWPGAQMNFNWCSTAIGVLHPSLAQPLSGKTAQAGHAVVALRSPSFRSNGYSLARKTLQKLFGDNWHEAPYDGPDAAEFPTWGDAMLAPSLIYSPGITALLDAGLPLHGVAHITGGGVADNFQRVLKNGLGALLDNLFAPLPAMQRLCEVGGISPETAYLYWNMGTGMLVVTEAASAAAVVAALQASGYDAQVAGHLTAEAGVTLRVGAGELRYGAA; from the coding sequence ATGTCTACTTCCCCCTCCGAAAACCCCGCTGGCTACTCCATCGAAGAAGGTAACGCCGCCTCGCGCAACGCCTATGGCTGGGCCAAAAAAACCTTCGCCAACCGCACCGGCCTGCCCGGCGAGCCTGCCCAGGATTTGGACGGCGGCTTCTCGAACGAAATCCGGTTTGGGGCCGAGCGCCTGGGCATCAGCTCCGACGGCATCGGGACCAAGATTGAGGTGGCCGAGCGCCTGAACCGCTACGACACGCTGGGCTACGACCTCATCGCCATGACGGCCGACGACCTCATCGCCGCTGGCTTCGTGCCCACCAACTTGTCGAACATCATCGACGTGAACCACCTCGACTACGGCGTGGTGGACCAAATGATGCGCGGTCTGCACGACGCGGCCAACTTCGCGAAAGTGGCCATCACCGGCGGCGAGATTGCCGAGCTGGGTAACCGCATCGGCGGCTGGCCCGGGGCCCAGATGAACTTCAACTGGTGCTCCACGGCCATCGGCGTGCTGCACCCGAGCCTAGCCCAGCCTTTGAGCGGCAAAACCGCCCAGGCCGGCCACGCGGTGGTGGCCCTGCGCTCGCCCTCGTTCCGCTCCAACGGCTACTCGCTGGCCCGCAAAACCCTGCAAAAGCTGTTCGGCGATAACTGGCACGAGGCTCCCTACGACGGCCCCGACGCCGCCGAGTTCCCGACCTGGGGCGACGCCATGCTGGCGCCCTCACTCATCTACTCGCCCGGTATCACGGCCCTGCTCGACGCCGGCCTGCCGCTGCACGGCGTGGCCCACATCACCGGCGGCGGCGTGGCCGACAACTTCCAGCGCGTCCTCAAAAACGGCCTGGGGGCCCTATTGGATAACCTGTTCGCGCCGTTACCCGCCATGCAGCGCCTGTGCGAAGTGGGCGGCATCAGCCCCGAAACTGCCTACCTCTACTGGAACATGGGCACCGGGATGCTCGTCGTGACCGAAGCCGCCAGCGCCGCCGCCGTAGTGGCCGCCCTACAAGCCAGCGGCTACGACGCCCAAGTGGCCGGCCACCTCACCGCCGAAGCCGGCGTAACGCTGCGCGTGGGAGCGGGGGAATTGCGGTACGGTGCGGCGTAA
- a CDS encoding zinc ribbon domain-containing protein yields the protein MDEGKTYFKQCTRCGHWVCPDVCWNGSAGLCEDCAPDEQEELRAQQAQATREQIQTKTRAQDYTQNLDFLGRTPLVQCANCQAKLAAGQKFCPSCGAPNAAAQVPGRFCTGCGTGLKPDQKFCADCGAKN from the coding sequence GTGGACGAGGGCAAAACCTACTTCAAGCAGTGCACGCGCTGCGGCCACTGGGTGTGCCCCGACGTGTGCTGGAACGGCAGCGCCGGCCTCTGCGAAGACTGCGCGCCCGACGAGCAGGAGGAGCTGCGGGCCCAGCAGGCCCAAGCCACCCGCGAGCAAATCCAGACCAAGACCCGCGCCCAGGACTACACCCAAAACCTTGATTTCCTGGGCCGTACCCCGCTGGTGCAGTGCGCCAATTGCCAGGCCAAGCTGGCCGCCGGCCAGAAGTTTTGCCCCAGCTGCGGGGCCCCCAACGCCGCGGCCCAGGTGCCGGGCCGGTTTTGCACCGGCTGCGGCACGGGCCTGAAACCCGACCAGAAATTCTGCGCCGACTGCGGCGCGAAAAACTAG
- a CDS encoding DUF2490 domain-containing protein translates to MKQFLLFFLLAGLLEAGPAKAQPGSPAPARIWDTNRNAWLCYFSDAQVYRRWGLHTEFQYRRTNGLRDPQQYFYRTGVNYAASEQVMLTAGYTYLLSLPYGDYPDPGRTGERRIYEKVEIDQATGRLALAHRYIQDQRWLRPEGQARFDFQHRSRYRLQLKFALTRPKIEPGALYALASDEIFVSYGHNAPSFFNQNRLYGGLGYQCTKALAVEASYLNQVVAHDDNIVYEDNRTVQVSLYFNPDFRPASQR, encoded by the coding sequence GTGAAGCAATTTCTCCTCTTCTTTCTCCTGGCAGGTTTGCTGGAGGCGGGGCCCGCTAAGGCCCAGCCGGGCAGCCCGGCCCCGGCCCGCATCTGGGATACCAACCGCAACGCGTGGCTGTGCTACTTCTCCGATGCCCAAGTGTACCGGCGCTGGGGCCTGCACACTGAGTTCCAGTACCGCCGCACCAACGGCCTGCGCGACCCGCAGCAGTATTTCTACCGCACGGGCGTCAACTACGCGGCCTCGGAACAGGTGATGCTGACGGCGGGCTACACCTACCTGCTCTCGCTGCCCTACGGCGACTACCCCGACCCGGGCCGCACCGGCGAACGGCGCATCTACGAAAAGGTCGAAATTGACCAGGCAACGGGCCGGCTGGCCTTGGCCCACCGCTACATCCAGGACCAGCGCTGGCTGCGGCCGGAGGGCCAGGCACGGTTCGATTTCCAGCACCGCTCGCGCTACCGTTTGCAATTGAAGTTTGCCCTCACCCGGCCCAAAATTGAGCCCGGGGCCCTGTACGCGCTGGCATCAGATGAAATCTTCGTTAGCTACGGCCACAACGCGCCCAGCTTTTTCAACCAGAACCGCCTCTACGGCGGCCTGGGCTACCAGTGCACCAAGGCCTTGGCCGTGGAGGCCAGCTACCTCAACCAAGTGGTGGCGCACGACGACAACATCGTGTACGAAGACAACCGCACGGTGCAAGTGAGCTTGTATTTCAACCCTGATTTCCGGCCGGCCAGCCAGCGGTAG
- a CDS encoding EamA family transporter, translating into MPVSTSSAPSKTALLTAFALVYIIWGSTYLGIRFAIESLPPLLMAGTRYALAGALLYGAMRLRGAPAPSGASWGRALLIGICLISFGNGGVTLGEQYISSGLAALLVATVPMLLALLGWASGVSGRPTPLAALGLGLGLAGVYLLARASAGTGSAVAQPGHEILGIACVLVAALVWAIGSLYGKRRPAVASPFVAGGMQMLCGGLVMVVLGLARGETQHLDLAAVSAKSWWAFAYLVTFGSLVAFTAYVWLLQAVEPALAGTYAFVNPVVAVSLGWAFGGEQLSWPMLGGGALVVVAVGLLLLGSKAPVVVEKDKLME; encoded by the coding sequence ATGCCTGTTTCTACTTCTTCTGCGCCGTCGAAAACGGCGTTGCTCACGGCTTTTGCCCTGGTTTACATTATCTGGGGCTCCACGTACCTGGGCATTCGGTTTGCCATCGAAAGCCTGCCGCCGCTGCTGATGGCGGGCACCCGCTACGCTCTGGCGGGGGCCCTGCTCTACGGCGCCATGCGGCTGCGCGGGGCCCCAGCGCCGTCGGGGGCCAGCTGGGGCCGGGCGCTGCTCATCGGCATCTGCCTGATTTCCTTCGGCAACGGTGGCGTGACGCTGGGCGAGCAGTACATTTCCTCGGGGCTGGCGGCGCTGCTGGTAGCCACGGTGCCCATGCTGCTGGCGCTGCTGGGCTGGGCCAGCGGGGTGTCGGGGCGGCCCACGCCGCTGGCGGCGCTCGGCTTGGGGCTGGGCCTGGCGGGGGTGTACCTGCTGGCGCGGGCCTCGGCGGGGACGGGCAGCGCGGTGGCCCAGCCCGGCCATGAAATCCTGGGCATAGCCTGCGTGCTGGTGGCGGCGCTGGTCTGGGCCATCGGCTCGCTCTACGGCAAGCGGCGGCCGGCGGTGGCCTCGCCCTTCGTGGCCGGCGGCATGCAAATGCTGTGCGGCGGCCTGGTGATGGTGGTGCTGGGCCTGGCCCGCGGCGAAACCCAACACCTCGACCTAGCCGCCGTCAGTGCCAAGTCGTGGTGGGCCTTTGCGTACCTGGTCACGTTCGGCTCGCTGGTGGCCTTCACGGCCTACGTATGGCTGCTGCAAGCCGTGGAGCCGGCCCTGGCTGGCACCTACGCCTTCGTGAACCCGGTGGTGGCCGTGAGCCTGGGCTGGGCCTTCGGCGGCGAGCAGCTGAGCTGGCCGATGCTCGGCGGCGGGGCCCTGGTGGTGGTGGCCGTGGGCCTGCTGCTGCTGGGTAGTAAGGCCCCGGTGGTGGTGGAAAAGGATAAATTAATGGAATAA
- a CDS encoding TonB-dependent receptor, with protein sequence MVHKLRALRGAAATAVALALLPPPAAAAQGAPGRPAPRDTAKVGLGEVVVAASRVEESILQSPVTVEKINPRALRLTPAPSFFDAIEYLKGVQVITPSLGFKVINARGFTNTTNVRFAQLVDGIDNQAPHVGGPIGNVLGPSDLDILAVEVVPGTASALYGLNAINGLANFSTRNPFKYEGLSVLQKTGVNHISDPNVGAKAYSETSVRFAKVLSDKWAFKINGTYLRGYDWIANDQTELNPNGNATTGLFGAQNPAQDQVNRYGNESSDRSTLTLGGKQYSVARTGYNEKDVTSYDLRTLKGDLAIHRKLGAESELSYTYRVASFDNVYQRSNRFRLQGYLLQQHALQLTGPVVQARAYFTQETTGQSYNLRSAAENIDRSYKPDATWNQDFTNAWNAATAGGQPVAQALATARTTADAGRYQPGTAAFDQKLKALSTINNWDVGAALRVRANLAHAEAQVNIAEALRRGGQPLPAAFDLLAGADHRSYLVVPDGNYFVNPEKEHAPTDDLVYSKTGGFVQAGAHLLADKLRLTATLRVDKNDYFTARFNPRLTAVYSPTPRHNFRLSYQSGYRFPSLFEGFSNVNSGQVKRIGGLRVMSDGVFENSYLRTSIDAFNTAVTANINANTSAQTTAQKRAAAVLANQGRLVKNPYTYLKPEYIRSLELGYKAALGPGGRLQADVDFYYNSYHDFIAQVEAYVPQTSTGVALNTGTDLNTIATALSARAGQARYRLWTNSQSQVYNYGGSLGLRYEVAGGYLAGANTTYTRLDRTANGDGLEDGFNTPRWAYNLSLGNEKAVGNFGFGLNYRWQQHYYSQTFLVNGDVPAYDSLDAQVTYAVPAPNLRFKLGASNVLNNYYVTYLGGPSVGGLYYLAVTYSVK encoded by the coding sequence ATGGTGCATAAATTACGCGCTTTGCGGGGCGCGGCGGCGACGGCCGTGGCCCTTGCGCTGCTCCCGCCGCCCGCCGCCGCCGCCCAGGGGGCCCCGGGCCGCCCCGCCCCGCGCGACACTGCGAAAGTGGGCCTGGGCGAGGTGGTGGTGGCCGCCTCGCGGGTAGAGGAGAGCATCTTGCAGTCGCCGGTGACGGTGGAAAAGATTAACCCGCGGGCGTTACGGCTCACGCCGGCGCCGTCGTTTTTCGACGCCATCGAGTACCTCAAGGGCGTGCAGGTGATTACGCCCAGCCTGGGCTTTAAGGTGATTAACGCCCGGGGCTTCACCAACACCACCAACGTGCGCTTCGCGCAGCTCGTGGACGGCATCGATAACCAGGCGCCGCACGTTGGGGGGCCCATCGGCAATGTACTGGGGCCCAGCGACCTCGATATTCTGGCGGTGGAGGTGGTGCCGGGCACAGCCTCGGCCCTATACGGGCTGAACGCCATTAATGGGCTGGCCAACTTCAGCACCCGCAACCCCTTTAAGTACGAGGGGCTGAGCGTGCTGCAAAAAACGGGCGTCAACCACATCAGTGACCCCAACGTAGGCGCCAAGGCCTACTCCGAAACCAGCGTGCGGTTTGCCAAAGTGCTGTCAGATAAGTGGGCCTTTAAAATTAACGGTACGTACCTGCGCGGCTACGACTGGATTGCCAACGACCAGACCGAGCTGAACCCTAACGGCAACGCCACCACCGGCCTGTTCGGGGCCCAAAACCCGGCCCAGGACCAGGTGAACCGCTACGGCAACGAGTCGTCGGACCGCAGCACGCTCACGCTCGGCGGCAAGCAGTACTCGGTGGCCCGCACCGGCTACAACGAGAAAGATGTGACCAGCTACGACCTGCGCACGCTGAAGGGCGACCTGGCCATCCACCGCAAGCTGGGCGCGGAATCGGAGCTGAGCTACACCTACCGGGTGGCGAGCTTCGACAACGTGTACCAGCGCTCGAACCGCTTCCGGCTGCAAGGCTACCTCTTGCAGCAGCACGCCCTGCAGCTGACGGGCCCCGTGGTGCAGGCCCGCGCCTACTTCACGCAAGAAACTACGGGCCAAAGCTATAACCTACGCTCGGCGGCCGAGAACATCGACCGCAGCTACAAGCCCGACGCCACCTGGAACCAGGACTTCACCAACGCCTGGAACGCGGCCACTGCTGGCGGCCAGCCCGTGGCCCAGGCCCTGGCCACCGCCCGCACCACCGCCGACGCCGGCCGCTACCAGCCCGGCACCGCCGCCTTCGACCAGAAGCTGAAAGCCCTTTCCACCATCAACAACTGGGACGTGGGCGCGGCCCTGCGCGTGCGCGCTAACCTAGCCCACGCCGAGGCCCAGGTGAACATTGCCGAGGCCCTGCGGCGCGGTGGTCAGCCCCTGCCCGCGGCCTTCGACCTGCTGGCCGGGGCTGACCACCGCAGCTACCTCGTGGTGCCCGACGGCAACTACTTCGTGAACCCGGAGAAGGAGCACGCCCCGACCGACGACCTGGTGTACAGCAAAACCGGCGGCTTCGTGCAGGCCGGGGCCCACTTGCTGGCCGATAAGCTGCGCCTCACGGCCACGCTGCGGGTGGACAAAAACGACTACTTCACCGCCAGGTTCAACCCCCGGCTCACGGCCGTGTACTCACCCACGCCACGCCACAACTTCCGCCTCAGCTACCAGAGCGGCTACCGCTTCCCGAGCTTGTTCGAAGGCTTCAGCAACGTGAACAGCGGCCAGGTGAAGCGCATCGGCGGGCTGCGCGTGATGTCGGACGGCGTGTTTGAGAACAGCTACCTACGCACGAGCATCGACGCCTTTAACACGGCCGTCACGGCCAACATCAACGCCAACACCTCGGCCCAAACCACGGCCCAGAAGCGCGCGGCGGCCGTACTGGCCAACCAAGGCCGGCTCGTCAAAAACCCCTACACGTACCTCAAGCCCGAGTACATCCGCTCGCTGGAGCTGGGCTACAAGGCCGCGCTGGGCCCCGGCGGCCGCCTGCAAGCCGACGTGGACTTCTACTACAATTCGTACCACGACTTCATTGCCCAGGTGGAAGCCTACGTGCCCCAGACCAGCACCGGCGTGGCCCTGAACACCGGCACCGACCTCAACACCATCGCCACCGCTCTGAGCGCCCGCGCCGGCCAGGCCCGCTACCGCCTCTGGACGAACTCGCAGAGCCAGGTGTACAACTACGGCGGCTCGCTGGGCCTGCGCTACGAAGTGGCCGGCGGCTACCTCGCGGGCGCCAACACCACCTACACCCGCCTCGACCGCACCGCGAATGGCGACGGCCTGGAAGACGGCTTCAACACCCCGCGCTGGGCCTACAACCTGAGCCTGGGTAACGAAAAAGCCGTCGGCAACTTCGGCTTCGGCCTCAACTACCGCTGGCAGCAGCACTACTACTCGCAAACCTTTCTGGTGAACGGCGACGTGCCGGCCTACGACTCGCTCGACGCGCAGGTGACCTACGCCGTGCCCGCCCCCAACCTGCGCTTCAAGCTGGGCGCCAGCAACGTGCTGAACAACTACTACGTGACTTACCTCGGGGGGCCCAGCGTGGGCGGCCTCTACTACCTGGCGGTAACATACAGCGTGAAGTAG
- a CDS encoding winged helix-turn-helix domain-containing protein yields the protein MKDLLPTPADYRLEGRVWVQGPHDRFLGIGRLELLAQIQATGSISRAAAAMGMSYKRAWDLVHSMNTQALTPLVATQTGGKSGGGALLTPAGARAVADFQGVQTRFRTFLAEETQRLAE from the coding sequence ATGAAAGACCTGCTGCCCACCCCTGCCGACTACCGCCTCGAAGGCCGCGTGTGGGTGCAGGGGCCCCACGACCGTTTCCTCGGCATTGGCCGGCTCGAATTGCTGGCTCAGATTCAGGCTACGGGCTCCATTTCGCGGGCGGCGGCGGCCATGGGCATGTCCTACAAGCGCGCCTGGGACCTGGTACACTCCATGAACACCCAGGCCCTTACGCCGCTGGTGGCCACCCAAACTGGCGGCAAAAGCGGCGGCGGGGCCCTGCTCACCCCCGCCGGGGCCCGGGCCGTGGCCGACTTTCAGGGCGTCCAAACCCGCTTCCGCACCTTCCTGGCCGAAGAAACCCAGCGGCTGGCCGAGTAA
- a CDS encoding alpha/beta fold hydrolase, protein MLAPAFEKHYQVVHFDLVGSGQSGPTAYDYARHGSLNGHADDLLDVLREPHLHDVVFVGHSAGSMIGVLATIKEPARFARLVLLAPSPRFINDNDYYGGFERADIDGLLATMENNYHDWAGALAATVLPDQHTLVAELTNSFLFTNPALARHFARVTFLCDHRRDLPLLAIPALILQGARDVVAPLAVGRYLHELLPDSQLRIIDTSGHFPQLTAPAKSLRPSMPSYP, encoded by the coding sequence TTGCTGGCCCCGGCCTTTGAAAAACATTACCAGGTGGTACACTTCGACTTGGTGGGGTCCGGGCAGTCAGGCCCCACGGCCTACGACTACGCCCGCCACGGCTCGCTCAACGGCCACGCCGACGACCTGCTCGACGTGCTGCGCGAACCGCACCTCCACGACGTGGTATTCGTGGGCCATTCGGCCGGCTCGATGATTGGGGTGCTGGCCACCATTAAGGAGCCGGCCCGCTTCGCCCGGCTGGTGCTGCTGGCCCCGTCGCCGCGCTTCATCAACGACAACGATTACTACGGCGGCTTCGAACGAGCCGACATCGACGGGCTACTGGCCACGATGGAAAACAACTACCACGACTGGGCTGGGGCCCTGGCCGCCACGGTACTCCCCGACCAGCACACCCTGGTTGCGGAGCTGACCAACAGTTTCCTCTTCACCAACCCCGCACTGGCCCGGCACTTCGCCCGCGTCACTTTCCTCTGCGACCACCGCCGCGACCTGCCCCTGCTGGCCATCCCCGCCCTGATTTTGCAGGGGGCCCGCGATGTGGTGGCTCCGTTGGCCGTAGGCCGCTACCTGCACGAGCTGCTGCCCGACAGCCAGTTGCGGATCATCGATACTTCCGGCCATTTCCCCCAGCTCACGGCCCCTGCGAAATCCTTGCGGCCATCAATGCCTTCCTACCCGTAG
- a CDS encoding NAD(P)/FAD-dependent oxidoreductase — MDGLTKIDDLGQPRVVIVGGGFGGLALAQSLAKVPVQVVLIDKHNYHAFQPLLYQVATAGLAPDNIVAPFRKVLGKQKNFYFRLAEVQAIDATAQVVETTIGLLRYDYLVLATGATSNFFGDKMMQEYAVTLKSVSDALELRNTLLANFEQALQLGDQEQLNSLLDFVIVGGGPTGVEMAGALSELRANVFPQDYRELDLKQMDIHLVQSGPVLLKGMSAEASAQSLADLQAMGVQVWLNARVKSYDGYTATLNTGEKLVTRTLIWAAGVTGAPVAGLSAECLGPGNRYLVDEHNRVMGYDNVFALGDIALMKAAAYPDGHPQVAQPAIQQGRLLGANLAHLLAGQLMQPFEYSDKGSIATIGRNRAVADLKLFGREYHLGGFPAWVAWSLVHVLALVGYRSRIGVAFTWAWNYWSQDKGLRYIIGQVKSEPVVDAGATAGKAIS; from the coding sequence ATGGATGGACTGACGAAAATTGACGATTTGGGCCAGCCGCGGGTGGTCATCGTGGGGGGTGGCTTTGGGGGGCTGGCGCTGGCGCAGTCCCTGGCCAAGGTGCCGGTGCAGGTGGTGCTCATCGATAAGCACAACTACCACGCCTTCCAACCGCTGCTGTACCAGGTGGCCACGGCCGGGCTGGCGCCCGACAACATCGTGGCCCCGTTCCGCAAGGTGCTGGGCAAGCAGAAGAACTTCTACTTCCGGCTGGCCGAGGTGCAGGCCATCGACGCCACGGCCCAGGTGGTGGAAACCACCATCGGCCTGCTGCGCTACGACTACCTGGTACTGGCCACCGGGGCCACCAGCAACTTTTTTGGCGACAAGATGATGCAGGAGTACGCCGTGACGCTGAAGAGCGTGAGCGACGCCCTGGAGCTGCGCAACACGCTGCTGGCCAACTTCGAGCAGGCCCTGCAGCTCGGCGACCAGGAGCAGCTCAACAGCCTACTCGACTTCGTGATTGTGGGCGGGGGCCCCACGGGCGTAGAAATGGCCGGGGCCCTGAGTGAGCTGAGGGCCAACGTGTTTCCGCAGGATTACCGCGAGCTGGACCTCAAGCAGATGGACATCCACCTGGTGCAGAGCGGGCCGGTGCTGCTCAAGGGCATGTCGGCCGAGGCCTCGGCGCAGTCGCTGGCCGACCTGCAGGCCATGGGCGTGCAGGTGTGGCTCAATGCGCGCGTGAAGTCGTACGACGGCTACACGGCCACGCTCAACACCGGCGAAAAGCTGGTCACGCGCACGCTCATTTGGGCGGCGGGCGTAACCGGGGCCCCCGTGGCCGGCCTGAGTGCCGAGTGCCTGGGCCCCGGCAACCGCTACCTGGTTGACGAGCACAACCGCGTGATGGGCTACGACAACGTATTTGCCCTCGGCGACATTGCCCTGATGAAAGCCGCCGCCTACCCCGACGGGCACCCCCAGGTGGCGCAGCCGGCCATCCAGCAGGGCCGCTTGCTGGGCGCGAACCTGGCCCACCTGCTGGCCGGCCAGCTCATGCAGCCCTTTGAGTACAGCGACAAAGGCAGCATAGCCACCATCGGCCGCAACCGCGCCGTGGCCGACCTCAAGCTCTTCGGCCGCGAGTACCACCTCGGCGGGTTCCCGGCCTGGGTGGCCTGGAGCCTGGTGCACGTACTGGCCCTGGTGGGCTACCGCAGCCGCATCGGCGTGGCATTCACCTGGGCCTGGAACTACTGGAGCCAGGACAAAGGCCTGCGCTACATCATCGGGCAGGTGAAGTCGGAGCCGGTGGTGGATGCCGGGGCCACGGCTGGCAAGGCCATTTCGTAA